From Salvia splendens isolate huo1 chromosome 16, SspV2, whole genome shotgun sequence, a single genomic window includes:
- the LOC121772433 gene encoding maspardin-like isoform X1, giving the protein MKGSFSVPGDYIYFKSQVPLHKIPIGSKQWRYYDFGPKYVPPLICLPGIAGTADVYYKQIMSLSNKLPLLLNSVVGYLLIGIWRIIESYQLIFPLYGIIKNGSKHLRSFWMLLMSIIYICMAHLLEGSWLNFLLSIVHGELNHWYSQTHSWRQVISRQPCLGLPCWAPSFLLKRYVLTGIRDGPHEPFIADSVDFVVAQVETLSKDDLASRLSLTVDSASVGPLRLSDTFITIMDTNDFCAVPQELKDQVIERYPGARLANLKSGGDFPFLSRPDEVNLHLQLHLRRVGVEAQPEYVQGTNRDGAGESSSNQNNERGGVDNESKDEMRDYIGVTNENSVATNENESSVALETPFLGNFDNEVLRNVHLSIDE; this is encoded by the exons ATGAAAGGCTCATTTTCAGTGCCCGGCGACTACATCTACTTCAAGTCTCAGGTTCCTTTACACAAAATCCCG ATTGGCTCAAAGCAATGGAGAtattacgattttggtccaaaatacgTGCCTCCTTTAATCTGCCTGCCTGGTATAGCTGGAACTGCAGATGTGTACTACAAACAAATCATGTCATTATCAAATAAG TTGCCTCTCCTTTTGAATTCTGTTGTGGGGTATTTACTTATTGGAATTTGGAG GATTATCGAGTCATATCAGTTGATATTCCCCTTGTATGGAATAATCAAGAATGGATCCAAGCATTTGAGAAGTTTTTGGATGTTATTGATGTCCATCAT ATACATCTGTATGGCACATCTCTTGGAGGGTTCCTGGCTCAACTTTTTGCTCAGCATCGTCCACGGAGAGTTAAATCATTGGTACTCTCAAACACATTCTTGGAGACAAGTAATTTCTCGGCAGCCATGCCTTGGGCTCCCAT GCTGGGCCCCTTCGTTTTTACTGAAACGGTATGTCCTTACTGGAATCCGTGATGGTCCTCATGAACCTTTCATTGCAGATTCAGTGGATTTTGTTGTTGCACAg GTTGAGACCCTTTCTAAAGATGACTTGGCCTCAAGGTTGAGTTTAACTGTTGATTCAGCATCAGTTGGGCCGCTTCGGCTTTCAGATACTTTTATAACAATAATGGAT ACCAATGATTTTTGTGCGGTTCCTCAAGAACTCAAGGATCAAGTGATTGAACGATATCCTGGTGCCAGACTAGCGAATCTCAAGTCTGGTGGagattttccttttctttcacGGCCAGATGAAGTAAATCTTCATCTTCAG CTACATCTGAGACGAGTTGGTGTTGAAGCCCAGCCTGAATATGTCCAAGGCACCAATAGGGATGGTGCTGGTGAGAGTTCAAGTAACCAAAACAATGAACGAGGTGGTGTGGACAATGAATCAAAAGACGAGATGAGGGACTACATTGGTGTCACAAATGAAAACAGTGTCGCCACAAATGAAAATGAATCATCTGTGGCTTTGGAAACTCCTTTTCTGGGTAATTTTGATAATGAGGTTCTCAGGAATGTGCATCTATCTATCGATGAGTGA
- the LOC121772433 gene encoding maspardin-like isoform X2: protein MKGSFSVPGDYIYFKSQVPLHKIPIGSKQWRYYDFGPKYVPPLICLPGIAGTADVYYKQIMSLSNKDYRVISVDIPLVWNNQEWIQAFEKFLDVIDVHHIHLYGTSLGGFLAQLFAQHRPRRVKSLVLSNTFLETSNFSAAMPWAPIVGWAPSFLLKRYVLTGIRDGPHEPFIADSVDFVVAQVETLSKDDLASRLSLTVDSASVGPLRLSDTFITIMDTNDFCAVPQELKDQVIERYPGARLANLKSGGDFPFLSRPDEVNLHLQLHLRRVGVEAQPEYVQGTNRDGAGESSSNQNNERGGVDNESKDEMRDYIGVTNENSVATNENESSVALETPFLGNFDNEVLRNVHLSIDE, encoded by the exons ATGAAAGGCTCATTTTCAGTGCCCGGCGACTACATCTACTTCAAGTCTCAGGTTCCTTTACACAAAATCCCG ATTGGCTCAAAGCAATGGAGAtattacgattttggtccaaaatacgTGCCTCCTTTAATCTGCCTGCCTGGTATAGCTGGAACTGCAGATGTGTACTACAAACAAATCATGTCATTATCAAATAAG GATTATCGAGTCATATCAGTTGATATTCCCCTTGTATGGAATAATCAAGAATGGATCCAAGCATTTGAGAAGTTTTTGGATGTTATTGATGTCCATCAT ATACATCTGTATGGCACATCTCTTGGAGGGTTCCTGGCTCAACTTTTTGCTCAGCATCGTCCACGGAGAGTTAAATCATTGGTACTCTCAAACACATTCTTGGAGACAAGTAATTTCTCGGCAGCCATGCCTTGGGCTCCCAT TGTAGGCTGGGCCCCTTCGTTTTTACTGAAACGGTATGTCCTTACTGGAATCCGTGATGGTCCTCATGAACCTTTCATTGCAGATTCAGTGGATTTTGTTGTTGCACAg GTTGAGACCCTTTCTAAAGATGACTTGGCCTCAAGGTTGAGTTTAACTGTTGATTCAGCATCAGTTGGGCCGCTTCGGCTTTCAGATACTTTTATAACAATAATGGAT ACCAATGATTTTTGTGCGGTTCCTCAAGAACTCAAGGATCAAGTGATTGAACGATATCCTGGTGCCAGACTAGCGAATCTCAAGTCTGGTGGagattttccttttctttcacGGCCAGATGAAGTAAATCTTCATCTTCAG CTACATCTGAGACGAGTTGGTGTTGAAGCCCAGCCTGAATATGTCCAAGGCACCAATAGGGATGGTGCTGGTGAGAGTTCAAGTAACCAAAACAATGAACGAGGTGGTGTGGACAATGAATCAAAAGACGAGATGAGGGACTACATTGGTGTCACAAATGAAAACAGTGTCGCCACAAATGAAAATGAATCATCTGTGGCTTTGGAAACTCCTTTTCTGGGTAATTTTGATAATGAGGTTCTCAGGAATGTGCATCTATCTATCGATGAGTGA
- the LOC121772433 gene encoding uncharacterized protein LOC121772433 isoform X3 produces MCTTNKSCHYQIRIIESYQLIFPLYGIIKNGSKHLRSFWMLLMSIIYICMAHLLEGSWLNFLLSIVHGELNHWYSQTHSWRQVISRQPCLGLPCWAPSFLLKRYVLTGIRDGPHEPFIADSVDFVVAQVETLSKDDLASRLSLTVDSASVGPLRLSDTFITIMDTNDFCAVPQELKDQVIERYPGARLANLKSGGDFPFLSRPDEVNLHLQLHLRRVGVEAQPEYVQGTNRDGAGESSSNQNNERGGVDNESKDEMRDYIGVTNENSVATNENESSVALETPFLGNFDNEVLRNVHLSIDE; encoded by the exons ATGTGTACTACAAACAAATCATGTCATTATCAAATAAG GATTATCGAGTCATATCAGTTGATATTCCCCTTGTATGGAATAATCAAGAATGGATCCAAGCATTTGAGAAGTTTTTGGATGTTATTGATGTCCATCAT ATACATCTGTATGGCACATCTCTTGGAGGGTTCCTGGCTCAACTTTTTGCTCAGCATCGTCCACGGAGAGTTAAATCATTGGTACTCTCAAACACATTCTTGGAGACAAGTAATTTCTCGGCAGCCATGCCTTGGGCTCCCAT GCTGGGCCCCTTCGTTTTTACTGAAACGGTATGTCCTTACTGGAATCCGTGATGGTCCTCATGAACCTTTCATTGCAGATTCAGTGGATTTTGTTGTTGCACAg GTTGAGACCCTTTCTAAAGATGACTTGGCCTCAAGGTTGAGTTTAACTGTTGATTCAGCATCAGTTGGGCCGCTTCGGCTTTCAGATACTTTTATAACAATAATGGAT ACCAATGATTTTTGTGCGGTTCCTCAAGAACTCAAGGATCAAGTGATTGAACGATATCCTGGTGCCAGACTAGCGAATCTCAAGTCTGGTGGagattttccttttctttcacGGCCAGATGAAGTAAATCTTCATCTTCAG CTACATCTGAGACGAGTTGGTGTTGAAGCCCAGCCTGAATATGTCCAAGGCACCAATAGGGATGGTGCTGGTGAGAGTTCAAGTAACCAAAACAATGAACGAGGTGGTGTGGACAATGAATCAAAAGACGAGATGAGGGACTACATTGGTGTCACAAATGAAAACAGTGTCGCCACAAATGAAAATGAATCATCTGTGGCTTTGGAAACTCCTTTTCTGGGTAATTTTGATAATGAGGTTCTCAGGAATGTGCATCTATCTATCGATGAGTGA
- the LOC121771806 gene encoding SNARE-interacting protein KEULE-like isoform X1 — MSMSDSDTSLLGSEYKNFRQISRDRLLYEMLRSAKTGDSKSSWKVLIMDKITVKIMSYACKMADITEEGVSLVEDIHKRRQPLPSMDAIYFIQPTKENIVIFLSDMSGKSPLYRKAFVFFSSPVSRELVAEIKKDGSVLPRIGALREMNLEYFAIDSQGFITDNERAVEDIFGDEESSRRGDACLNVMGSRIATVFASLREFPYVRYRAAKSLDPNTMITFRDLIPTKLAASVWNNLMKYKANLPNFPQLETCELLILDRSIDQIAPIIHEWTYDAMCHDLLNMDGNKYIHEVPSKTGGRPEKKEVLLEDHDPIWLELRHAHIADASERLHEKMTNFVSKNKAAQIHGSRSGGELSTRDLQKMVQALPQYSEQIEKLSLHVDIAGKINKIIRESGLKDVGQLEQDLVFGDAGTKDIINFLRTKEDVSREYKLRLLMIYAAVYPEKFDDDKISKLMELAKLPPDDATAVYNMRLLESSSDPKKSSLAPFSLKFDVHKKKHAARKDRAGEEVTWQLSRFYPVIEELVEKLSKGELPRNDFPCMNEPSPTIHGSSHAVTARSDSMPTPHSKRSRRTATWARPRNSDDGYSSDSILRHASSDFRKMGQRIFVFIAGGATRSELRACHKLSAKLQREIVLGSSSLDDPPQFITKLKLLNANELSLDDLEI, encoded by the exons ATGTCGATGTCTGATTCTGATACGTCGTTGCTGGGGAGCGAGTACAAGAATTTTCGCCAAATTAGCCGAGATA GATTGTTATATGAAATGCTCCGATCAGCCAAAACAGGGGACTCAAAGTCGAGTTGGAAG GTACTCATTATGGACAAAATAACAGTTAAAATAATGTCTTACGCGTGCAAGATGGCAGATATCACAGAGGAAGGAGTTTCAT TGGTGGAAGATATACACAAACGAAGGCAACCTTTGCCCTCCATGGATGCCATATATTTCATCCAACCAACCAAAGAAAA CATCGTCATCTTCCTGTCTGATATGTCTGGAAAATCACCATTGTACAGAAA GGCATTTGTCTTCTTCAGTTCACCTGTTTCCCGGGAATTGGTTGCCGAAATAAAGAAGGATGGAAGTGTTTTACCTCGCATTGGTGCCTTAAGAGAG ATGAACTTGGAATATTTCGCTATAGACAGCCAG GGTTTCATCACTGACAATGAGAGAGCCGTTGAGGATATTTTTGGGGATGAAGAAAGCTCTCGCAGAGGTGATGCATGTTTGAATGTGATGGGGTCACGAATAGCTACAGTATTTGCTTCTTTGAGG GAGTTTCCATATGTGCGTTACCGTGCTGCTAAATCCCTCGACCCTAATACAATGATCACTTTTCGTGATCTAATTCCGACAAAGCTTGCTGCTTCTGTTTGGAATAATCTGATGAAATATAAAGCCAATCTTCCTAACTTTCCCCAGTTAGAGACATGCGAGCTGCTCATCTTAGATAGATCAATAGACCAG ATTGCTCCTATTATACATGAATGGACATATGATGCCATGTGCCATGATTTACTAAATATGGATGGAAATAAATACATCCATGAG GTTCCAAGCAAGACAGGTGGTCGCCCTGAGAAGAAGGAGGTTCTTTTGGAGGATCATGACCCTATCTGGTTAGAGCTCCGACATGCACACATAGCTGAT GCAAGTGAGCGGCTGCATGAGAAAATGACAAACTTCGTGTCTAAAAATAAGGCTGCACAAATTCATGGTTCAAG ATCTGGTGGTGAATTGTCTACTCGGGACTTGCAAAAGATGGTTCAAGCTTTGCCTCAATATAGTGAACAAATTGAAAAGCTCTCCCTCCATGTTGAT ATTGCaggaaaaattaacaaaattatcAGGGAATCTGGGCTTAAAGATGTTGGTCAACTAGAGCAGGATCTTGTTTTTGGAGATGCAGGAACCAAggatattattaattttcttagAACAAAAGAG GATGTATCGCGTGAATATAAATTGCGATTATTGATGATTTATGCTGCTGTATATCCTGAGAagtttgatgatgataaaaTCTCAAAACTAATGGAG CTGGCTAAACTACCACCAGATGATGCGACTGCTGTTTATAATATGAGATTGCTAGAATCATCTTCAGATCCCAAAAAGAGCTCACTTGCACCATTTTCTCTTAAGTTTGATGTCCACAAG AAGAAGCATGCTGCCCGAAAAGATAGAGCTGGTGAAGAAGTAACATGGCAATTATCACGTTTTTACCCAGTTATAGAG GAGCTTGTAGAAAAACTTAGTAAAGGCGAACTACCTAGGAATGATTTTCCGTGTATGAATGAACCTAGTCCTACTATTCATGGATCCTCTCATGCTGTAACAGCAAGGTCAGATAGCATGCCAACACCTCATTCAAAGAGATCAAGAAGAACAGCTACATGGGCTCGTCCACGAAACTCTGATGATGGGTATTCAAG TGATTCAATCTTGAGGCATGCTTCTAGTGATTTCAGGAAGATGGGTCAGCGGATTTTTGTGTTTATTGCAGGTGGGGCAACACGTTCTGAG TTACGAGCTTGTCACAAATTATCAGCAAAGTTGCAGAGAGAAATTGTTCTAGGATCATCCAGTCTCGATGATCCCCCGCAATTTATCACG AAGCTAAAGTTGCTGAATGCAAATGAGTTGTCGTTGGACGATCTCGAGATCTAG
- the LOC121771806 gene encoding SNARE-interacting protein KEULE-like isoform X2 → MSYACKMADITEEGVSLVEDIHKRRQPLPSMDAIYFIQPTKENIVIFLSDMSGKSPLYRKAFVFFSSPVSRELVAEIKKDGSVLPRIGALREMNLEYFAIDSQGFITDNERAVEDIFGDEESSRRGDACLNVMGSRIATVFASLREFPYVRYRAAKSLDPNTMITFRDLIPTKLAASVWNNLMKYKANLPNFPQLETCELLILDRSIDQIAPIIHEWTYDAMCHDLLNMDGNKYIHEVPSKTGGRPEKKEVLLEDHDPIWLELRHAHIADASERLHEKMTNFVSKNKAAQIHGSRSGGELSTRDLQKMVQALPQYSEQIEKLSLHVDIAGKINKIIRESGLKDVGQLEQDLVFGDAGTKDIINFLRTKEDVSREYKLRLLMIYAAVYPEKFDDDKISKLMELAKLPPDDATAVYNMRLLESSSDPKKSSLAPFSLKFDVHKKKHAARKDRAGEEVTWQLSRFYPVIEELVEKLSKGELPRNDFPCMNEPSPTIHGSSHAVTARSDSMPTPHSKRSRRTATWARPRNSDDGYSSDSILRHASSDFRKMGQRIFVFIAGGATRSELRACHKLSAKLQREIVLGSSSLDDPPQFITKLKLLNANELSLDDLEI, encoded by the exons ATGTCTTACGCGTGCAAGATGGCAGATATCACAGAGGAAGGAGTTTCAT TGGTGGAAGATATACACAAACGAAGGCAACCTTTGCCCTCCATGGATGCCATATATTTCATCCAACCAACCAAAGAAAA CATCGTCATCTTCCTGTCTGATATGTCTGGAAAATCACCATTGTACAGAAA GGCATTTGTCTTCTTCAGTTCACCTGTTTCCCGGGAATTGGTTGCCGAAATAAAGAAGGATGGAAGTGTTTTACCTCGCATTGGTGCCTTAAGAGAG ATGAACTTGGAATATTTCGCTATAGACAGCCAG GGTTTCATCACTGACAATGAGAGAGCCGTTGAGGATATTTTTGGGGATGAAGAAAGCTCTCGCAGAGGTGATGCATGTTTGAATGTGATGGGGTCACGAATAGCTACAGTATTTGCTTCTTTGAGG GAGTTTCCATATGTGCGTTACCGTGCTGCTAAATCCCTCGACCCTAATACAATGATCACTTTTCGTGATCTAATTCCGACAAAGCTTGCTGCTTCTGTTTGGAATAATCTGATGAAATATAAAGCCAATCTTCCTAACTTTCCCCAGTTAGAGACATGCGAGCTGCTCATCTTAGATAGATCAATAGACCAG ATTGCTCCTATTATACATGAATGGACATATGATGCCATGTGCCATGATTTACTAAATATGGATGGAAATAAATACATCCATGAG GTTCCAAGCAAGACAGGTGGTCGCCCTGAGAAGAAGGAGGTTCTTTTGGAGGATCATGACCCTATCTGGTTAGAGCTCCGACATGCACACATAGCTGAT GCAAGTGAGCGGCTGCATGAGAAAATGACAAACTTCGTGTCTAAAAATAAGGCTGCACAAATTCATGGTTCAAG ATCTGGTGGTGAATTGTCTACTCGGGACTTGCAAAAGATGGTTCAAGCTTTGCCTCAATATAGTGAACAAATTGAAAAGCTCTCCCTCCATGTTGAT ATTGCaggaaaaattaacaaaattatcAGGGAATCTGGGCTTAAAGATGTTGGTCAACTAGAGCAGGATCTTGTTTTTGGAGATGCAGGAACCAAggatattattaattttcttagAACAAAAGAG GATGTATCGCGTGAATATAAATTGCGATTATTGATGATTTATGCTGCTGTATATCCTGAGAagtttgatgatgataaaaTCTCAAAACTAATGGAG CTGGCTAAACTACCACCAGATGATGCGACTGCTGTTTATAATATGAGATTGCTAGAATCATCTTCAGATCCCAAAAAGAGCTCACTTGCACCATTTTCTCTTAAGTTTGATGTCCACAAG AAGAAGCATGCTGCCCGAAAAGATAGAGCTGGTGAAGAAGTAACATGGCAATTATCACGTTTTTACCCAGTTATAGAG GAGCTTGTAGAAAAACTTAGTAAAGGCGAACTACCTAGGAATGATTTTCCGTGTATGAATGAACCTAGTCCTACTATTCATGGATCCTCTCATGCTGTAACAGCAAGGTCAGATAGCATGCCAACACCTCATTCAAAGAGATCAAGAAGAACAGCTACATGGGCTCGTCCACGAAACTCTGATGATGGGTATTCAAG TGATTCAATCTTGAGGCATGCTTCTAGTGATTTCAGGAAGATGGGTCAGCGGATTTTTGTGTTTATTGCAGGTGGGGCAACACGTTCTGAG TTACGAGCTTGTCACAAATTATCAGCAAAGTTGCAGAGAGAAATTGTTCTAGGATCATCCAGTCTCGATGATCCCCCGCAATTTATCACG AAGCTAAAGTTGCTGAATGCAAATGAGTTGTCGTTGGACGATCTCGAGATCTAG
- the LOC121770859 gene encoding KHG/KDPG aldolase-like isoform X3 has protein sequence MIANKVGIVSTRIDTCRSSLFCSKNSSVSLHPTNAADRVLMDIQNSGIIACLRAKSAELAVEAARAALRGGISVLEITMSTPGVFEVNVEFKLHLVCSSITKSCVFFPQALQCLVQEYPSTSIGIGTVLDRREAKEAVDLGAKFLMSPAMVKGILSDVAEGQALYIPGAATPTEVLSASTDGAKIVKVYPVSVLGGVEYLAALKKPFPHIPLVASQGMTLVN, from the exons ATGATTGCAAACAAGGTTGGAATTGTTTCGACGAGGATAGATACTTGCCGCAGCTCTCTCTTCTGCAGCAAGAATTCCTCCGTCTCTCTTCATCCCACTAACGCTGCTGACAGAGTGTTGATGGATATTCAAAATTCCGGCATTATTGCTTGCCTCCGCGCCAAAAG tgcAGAGTTAGCAGTGGAGGCTGCGCGTGCAGCACTCCGGGGTGGAATTTCCGTT TTGGAAATCACAATGTCAACTCCGGGTGTTTTTGAGGTAAATGTTGAATTCAAACTACACCTTGTTTGCAGCTCCATTACGAAATCTTGTGTTTTTTTCCCACAGGCGTTGCAGTGCCTGGTTCAAGAATACCCTTCAACATCAATAGGA ATTGGAACCGTTTTAGATAGACGAGAGGCAAAAGAAGCAGTAGATCTTGGAGCTAAGTTTCTTATGAGTCCTGCAATGGTGAAG GGAATTCTAAGCGATGTTGCAGAGGGCCAAGCTCTGTATATACCAGGAGCAGCAACCCCTACCGAGGTATTATCTGCATCGACTGATGGTGCTAAAATCGTCAAG GTGTATCCAGTCTCTGTCTTAGGTGGAGTTGAGTATTTAGCAGCATTAAAGAAGCCATTCCCCCATATCCCACTGGTTGCATCACAAGGCATGACATTAG TTAACTGA
- the LOC121770859 gene encoding KHG/KDPG aldolase-like isoform X2 codes for MIANKVGIVSTRIDTCRSSLFCSKNSSVSLHPTNAADRVLMDIQNSGIIACLRAKSAELAVEAARAALRGGISVLEITMSTPGVFEALQCLVQEYPSTSIGIGTVLDRREAKEAVDLGAKFLMSPAMVKGILSDVAEGQALYIPGAATPTEVLSASTDGAKIVKVYPVSVLGGVEYLAALKKPFPHIPLVASQGMTLDSVGAYICEGASAVVLSDAIFDKKAIAERNFLRIHHLACSAAARGNQAVRKIKCMDE; via the exons ATGATTGCAAACAAGGTTGGAATTGTTTCGACGAGGATAGATACTTGCCGCAGCTCTCTCTTCTGCAGCAAGAATTCCTCCGTCTCTCTTCATCCCACTAACGCTGCTGACAGAGTGTTGATGGATATTCAAAATTCCGGCATTATTGCTTGCCTCCGCGCCAAAAG tgcAGAGTTAGCAGTGGAGGCTGCGCGTGCAGCACTCCGGGGTGGAATTTCCGTT TTGGAAATCACAATGTCAACTCCGGGTGTTTTTGAG GCGTTGCAGTGCCTGGTTCAAGAATACCCTTCAACATCAATAGGA ATTGGAACCGTTTTAGATAGACGAGAGGCAAAAGAAGCAGTAGATCTTGGAGCTAAGTTTCTTATGAGTCCTGCAATGGTGAAG GGAATTCTAAGCGATGTTGCAGAGGGCCAAGCTCTGTATATACCAGGAGCAGCAACCCCTACCGAGGTATTATCTGCATCGACTGATGGTGCTAAAATCGTCAAG GTGTATCCAGTCTCTGTCTTAGGTGGAGTTGAGTATTTAGCAGCATTAAAGAAGCCATTCCCCCATATCCCACTGGTTGCATCACAAGGCATGACATTAG ATTCAGTTGGAGCATATATATGTGAGGGAGCATCAGCTGTTGTTCTATCAGATGCCATATTTGACAAAAAGGCAATAGCCGAAAGAAATTTTCTTCGAATACATCACTTGGCATGCTCTGCTGCAGCCAGGGGGAATCAAGCTGTGAG GAAAATTAAGTGTATGGATGAATGA
- the LOC121770859 gene encoding KHG/KDPG aldolase-like isoform X1 yields MIANKVGIVSTRIDTCRSSLFCSKNSSVSLHPTNAADRVLMDIQNSGIIACLRAKSAELAVEAARAALRGGISVLEITMSTPGVFEVNVEFKLHLVCSSITKSCVFFPQALQCLVQEYPSTSIGIGTVLDRREAKEAVDLGAKFLMSPAMVKGILSDVAEGQALYIPGAATPTEVLSASTDGAKIVKVYPVSVLGGVEYLAALKKPFPHIPLVASQGMTLDSVGAYICEGASAVVLSDAIFDKKAIAERNFLRIHHLACSAAARGNQAVRKIKCMDE; encoded by the exons ATGATTGCAAACAAGGTTGGAATTGTTTCGACGAGGATAGATACTTGCCGCAGCTCTCTCTTCTGCAGCAAGAATTCCTCCGTCTCTCTTCATCCCACTAACGCTGCTGACAGAGTGTTGATGGATATTCAAAATTCCGGCATTATTGCTTGCCTCCGCGCCAAAAG tgcAGAGTTAGCAGTGGAGGCTGCGCGTGCAGCACTCCGGGGTGGAATTTCCGTT TTGGAAATCACAATGTCAACTCCGGGTGTTTTTGAGGTAAATGTTGAATTCAAACTACACCTTGTTTGCAGCTCCATTACGAAATCTTGTGTTTTTTTCCCACAGGCGTTGCAGTGCCTGGTTCAAGAATACCCTTCAACATCAATAGGA ATTGGAACCGTTTTAGATAGACGAGAGGCAAAAGAAGCAGTAGATCTTGGAGCTAAGTTTCTTATGAGTCCTGCAATGGTGAAG GGAATTCTAAGCGATGTTGCAGAGGGCCAAGCTCTGTATATACCAGGAGCAGCAACCCCTACCGAGGTATTATCTGCATCGACTGATGGTGCTAAAATCGTCAAG GTGTATCCAGTCTCTGTCTTAGGTGGAGTTGAGTATTTAGCAGCATTAAAGAAGCCATTCCCCCATATCCCACTGGTTGCATCACAAGGCATGACATTAG ATTCAGTTGGAGCATATATATGTGAGGGAGCATCAGCTGTTGTTCTATCAGATGCCATATTTGACAAAAAGGCAATAGCCGAAAGAAATTTTCTTCGAATACATCACTTGGCATGCTCTGCTGCAGCCAGGGGGAATCAAGCTGTGAG GAAAATTAAGTGTATGGATGAATGA
- the LOC121770859 gene encoding KHG/KDPG aldolase-like isoform X4 codes for MSTPGVFEALQCLVQEYPSTSIGIGTVLDRREAKEAVDLGAKFLMSPAMVKGILSDVAEGQALYIPGAATPTEVLSASTDGAKIVKVYPVSVLGGVEYLAALKKPFPHIPLVASQGMTLDSVGAYICEGASAVVLSDAIFDKKAIAERNFLRIHHLACSAAARGNQAVRKIKCMDE; via the exons ATGTCAACTCCGGGTGTTTTTGAG GCGTTGCAGTGCCTGGTTCAAGAATACCCTTCAACATCAATAGGA ATTGGAACCGTTTTAGATAGACGAGAGGCAAAAGAAGCAGTAGATCTTGGAGCTAAGTTTCTTATGAGTCCTGCAATGGTGAAG GGAATTCTAAGCGATGTTGCAGAGGGCCAAGCTCTGTATATACCAGGAGCAGCAACCCCTACCGAGGTATTATCTGCATCGACTGATGGTGCTAAAATCGTCAAG GTGTATCCAGTCTCTGTCTTAGGTGGAGTTGAGTATTTAGCAGCATTAAAGAAGCCATTCCCCCATATCCCACTGGTTGCATCACAAGGCATGACATTAG ATTCAGTTGGAGCATATATATGTGAGGGAGCATCAGCTGTTGTTCTATCAGATGCCATATTTGACAAAAAGGCAATAGCCGAAAGAAATTTTCTTCGAATACATCACTTGGCATGCTCTGCTGCAGCCAGGGGGAATCAAGCTGTGAG GAAAATTAAGTGTATGGATGAATGA